Proteins from a single region of Punica granatum isolate Tunisia-2019 chromosome 8, ASM765513v2, whole genome shotgun sequence:
- the LOC116189598 gene encoding phospholipid hydroperoxide glutathione peroxidase, chloroplastic, whose amino-acid sequence MASLPFSAASPVAFRGHSRSYSGSRPSPFPAPSWPSIRSSLSSSKSALFQNGFTLAMLSSSAAFSSFQASGVHARAATEKTLHDFTVKDIDKKDVPLSKFKGTVLLIVNVASRCGLTSSNYTELSHLYEKYKTQGFDILAFPCNQFGMQEPGSNPEIKQFACTKFKAEFPIFDKVDVNGPFTAPVYQFLKSSSGGFLGDLIKWNFEKFLVDKNGKVVQRYPPTTSPFQIEKDIQKLLAA is encoded by the exons ATGGCTTCCCTTCCGTTCTCAGCTGCATCTCCGGTGGCCTTTCGCGGCCACTCCCGGTCCTACTCTGGGTCGAGACCTTCTCCTTTCCCTGCTCCTTCATGGCCGTCGATCAGATCCTCCCTCAGCTCCTCCAAGTCGGCTCTTTTCCAGAACGGGTTCACCCTAGCAATGCTGAGCTCGTCCGCTGCTTTCTCCAGTTTCCAGGCCTCCGGTGTCCACGCCCGAGCTGCTACCGAGAAGACCTTGCACGATTTCACTGTTAAG GATATTGATAAGAAGGATGTTCCTCTAAGCAAATTCAAGGGGACAGTTCTTCTGATCGTCAACGTTGCCTCGAGATG TGGTTTGACTTCGTCGAATTACACCGAGCTCTCGCACCTGTACGAGAAGTACAAGACTCAAG GATTTGATATTCTAGCTTTCCCCTGCAATCAATTTGGTATGCAGGAGCCTGGCTCGAACCCTGAAATTAAGCAATTTGCTTGCACAAAGTTCAAAGCTGAGTTTCCAATTTTCGATAAG GTTGATGTAAATGGACCATTTACAGCTCCTGTTTATCAGTTCCTGAAGTCAAGCAGTGGGGGATTTTTGGGTGACCTGATCAAATGGAACTTTGAGAAGTTCTTGGTGGACAAAAATGGGAAAGTTGTACAGAGATATCCCCCTACAACATCACCATTTCAAATTGAG AAGGACATTCAGAAGCTTCTTGCTGCATGA